Proteins found in one Pararge aegeria chromosome 12, ilParAegt1.1, whole genome shotgun sequence genomic segment:
- the LOC120628325 gene encoding uncharacterized protein LOC120628325, whose product MENRASVQHRQVESAVVRHMRKMESFDTESFIMAIQNRPVIWDSRLPEYSNKIAKRKAWEEINEIFDSEFGEKTNKEKNACAIELQKKWKSLKDCFNRERLKEKNCPSGSGAKPRKQYVYYKLLSFLQPLTEIRPPSRPTVTEENDSEGCLESFVIPKSKKLKTSDGVDDAQNKLYEILTEKLNKATPAIQHPDQHFLLSLFPHFNSIKEEYKLDAKAEMINLLRKYNNMAQTSAYTSHYGYQSGYQSYDTTPARTSNESSVSQLINSYHSAPTPAGANVNTAGSSLQHNDNDNEYNYSNDDSTQDSIITNLYSP is encoded by the exons ATGGAGAACCGAGCATCAGTGCAACACAGACAGGTCGAGAGTGCTGTTGTCCGTCACATGCGTAAAATGGAGTCGTTCGACACTGAATCATTTATTATGGCAATTCAGAACCGTCCTGTAATATGGGACTCGCGTCTTCCTGAGTATTCGAATAAGATTGCAAAAAGAAAGGCATGGGAagagataaatgaaatatttgattcAGAATTTggagaaaaaacaaataaagaaaagaatgcTTGTG CTATTGAACTCcagaaaaaatggaaaagtttaaaagattGCTTTAACAGAGAACggctgaaagaaaaaaattgtcccAGTGGGTCCGGGGCTAAACCCAGAAAACAATATGtttactataaattattgtcatttttacaACCTTTGACCGAAATCAGACCACCAAGTCGACCTACAGTTACTGAGGAAAACGACTCCGAAGGCTGTTTGGAATCTTTTGTTATTCCAAAATCAAAGAAGCTTAAAACAAGTGATGGCGTTGATGATGCACAAAACAAATTATACGAAATTCTAACTGAGAAATTGAACAAAGCCACGCCCGCCATTCAACATCCAGatcaacattttttactttcactttttccacattttaattccataaaagaagaatataaactCGATGCGAaagctgaaatgataaatttgcTTCGCAAATATAACAATATGGCACAAACGTCTGCATACACCAGTCACTATGGATATCAGTCTGGATACCAAAGCTACGACACAACTCCTGCTCGTACAAGCAATGAAAGTAGTGTGTCGCAACTAATAAATAGCTACCACTCGGCGCCAACGCCTGCTGGTGCCAATGTCAATACTGCAGGTAGTTCATTGCaacataatgataatgataatgaatataattacaGTAATGATGATTCTACACAAGATTCTATTATCACAAACCTATATTCGCcgtaa
- the LOC120628324 gene encoding protein ALP1-like, producing MDSVEATLVTLSLVLLLRKQPKRRQRKQRQYWMHPFNKERLLSGHHVTTFKILKSYDLKFRSCYRMSYSTFCELLSIVKPELTRRNTVMRQCISAEERLTITLRYLATGCNFTDLHLDFKCGHTTARTIVKETVEVIWKKVKDISMPEPTEELHLETAEGFMKHANFPNLIGAIDGKHIRIIKPCHTGSEYYNYKHFFSIVLLAICDANYNFIDIDVGCYGKSSDSTIHDSSEWVKKLRQGNYNLPQPRPISNNGIPIPFSFIGDEGFALSQHLQRPYAGKHLPRKKRIYNYRLTRARRYIECTFGILSNKFKIFNRPINVNVDFATNIVKACCVLHNFIRKRDGYKFDHTLSIVGFQDPPASDNLLLIGRRRSELSGTAIRNIYTDYFTGVGSVPWQDSKI from the exons ATGGACTCCGTTGAGGCAACATTAGTCACGTTGTCTTTGGTGCTGCTTTTACGTAAGCAGCCGAAGCGCAGGCAACGAAAGCAGCGTCAATATTGGATGCACCCATTTAATAAAGAGAGATTACTCAGTGGACATCATGTAACAacgtttaaaatactaaaatcctATGATCTCAAATTCAGAAGTTGTTATAGAATGTCATATTCGACGTTTTGTGAATTGCTTTCCATTGTAAAACCAGAGTTGACACGCAGAAATACAGTGATGAGACAATGTATATCAGCTGAAGAACGACTAACAATAACTTTAAG GTACTTAGCAACTGGATGTAATTTCACAGATCTTCATTTGGACTTTAAATGTGGACATACTACTGCACGTACGATTGTAAAGGAAACTGTGGAAGTAATATGGAAAAAAGTAAAAGACATCTCCATGCCAGAGCCAACAGAAGAATTACATTTAGAAACCGCTGAAGGATTTATGAAACATGCTAATTTTCCTAACTTAATTGGAGCAATAGATGGAAAacatataagaattataaaaccaTGTCATACCGGCTCAGaatattacaattacaaacattttttttccatcgtTTTGTTAGCAATATGTGACGCTAATTACAATTTCATAGATATAGATGTCGGATGTTATGGAAAGAGCTCAGATTCAACAATACATGACAGCAGCGAATGGGTAAAAAAGTTACGacaaggaaattataatttacctcAACCAAGACCTATATCTAACAATGGAATACCTATACCGTTTTCGTTTATTGGCGACGAAGGATTTGCTTTATCACAACACTTGCAAAGACCATACGCTGGTAAACATTTACCACGAAAGAAGAGAATATATAATTACCGTTTGACGCGCGCAAGGCGTTATATTGAATGTACGTTTGGTATATTgagtaacaaatttaaaattttcaaccgGCCCATAAACGTTAATGTAGATTTTGCTACGAATATTGTTAAAGCGTGTTGCGTATTGCACAATTTTATACGTAAGCGAGATGGGTACAAGTTTGATCACACTTTGAGTATAGTCGGATTCCAAGATCCACCTGCCAgtgataatttacttttaattggaAGACGAAGATCAGAACTAAGTGGTACTGCAATCCGAAACATATATACTGACTATTTCACCGGTGTAGGTTCTGTACCGTGGCAAGAttcaaaaatttga